From Bactrocera tryoni isolate S06 unplaced genomic scaffold, CSIRO_BtryS06_freeze2 scaffold_83, whole genome shotgun sequence, a single genomic window includes:
- the LOC120781989 gene encoding fork head domain-containing protein FD4-like, with the protein MPRPPRESYGDQKPPYSYISLTAMAIWNSPEKMLPLSDIYKFIIDRFPYYRKNTQRWQNSLRHNLSFNDCFIKVPRRPERPGKGAYWALHPQAIDMFENGSLLRRRKRFKLHKHDKDYLKEELATWANLNRFFFTPQNTSTSAELPLVNDSSLYLTNVANIAKLTQCSVGNTQSITNFASTAISLGYPQVTMSTNSDTTFSNILHSSQVISPIMDGSTIINKSRQKRSFTIESLITPDKLDSKSIKGINSYDKSITERLETETLKQNSATLHSSIFSAEMNHQPLPPLHTITGSTHMPLLHYNRSEANCINLDPCFNSTTVYDIPLHPILMMKSPLGNLQPLYFANVDIPTNQHTSSNSRQSSSLRTA; encoded by the coding sequence atGCCAAGACCTCCGAGGGAATCATATGGCGATCAAAAGCCCCCGTATTCATATATATCCTTAACGGCTATGGCTATTTGGAATTCACCCGAAAAAATGTTACCTCTGAgtgatatttataaatttataattgatCGTTTTCCATATTATCGGAAAAACACACAACGCTGGCAAAATTCCTTACGGCATAACCTCAGTTTTAATGATTGCTTTATAAAGGTTCCTCGAAGACCAGAACGGCCAGGCAAAGGTGCTTACTGGGCTCTTCACCCACAAGCAATTGATATGTTTGAAAATGGTAGCTTACTACGGCGTCGGAAACGCTTCAAACTACACAAGCACGATAAGGATTATTTGAAAGAAGAACTAGCTACATGGGCAAATCTTAATCGTTTCTTTTTTACTCCACAAAATACGTCAACATCAGCAGAATTACCATTAGTTAATGACTCTTCCCTATATTTAACTAATGTAGCAAATATAGCTAAATTAACTCAATGTTCTGTTGGAAACACGCAGTCTATCACAAATTTTGCATCTACTGCTATATCATTAGGATATCCACAAGTAACAATGTCAACAAATAGTGATACAACATTCTCGAATATATTACATAGTTCCCAAGTAATATCACCAATCATGGATGGATCAACCATTATTAACAAATCTCGACAAAAACGTTCTTTTACTATTGAAAGTCTAATAACACCCGATAAACTTGATTCAAAGTCTATAAAAGGCATTAACAGTTACGATAAATCTATTACCGAAAGACTGGAAACAGAAACACTAAAACAGAATAGTGCCACCTTACACAGTTCCATATTCAGTGCTGAAATGAATCATCAACCCCTTCCTCCGCTGCACACGATTACTGGAAGTACCCACATGCCCCTTCTGCATTATAATAGGTCAGAAGCTAATTGTATCAATTTGGATCCTTGCTTTAATTCTACAACAGTTTACGATATTCCGCTGCATCCAATATTAATGATGAAATCTCCGCTTGGAAATTTACAACCGTTATATTTTGCAAATGTTGATATACCAACAAACCAACACACATCATCTAATTCACGACAGAGTTCCAGCCTGCGAACTGCATGA